ATATCCACGAACGGGGGTTGATCGAATACTTCCAGGAACTGGCGGATAGTACTGATCTCGGTCTCGTCATTTACAAGCGTGGGGAGACGATTTCTCGCCAAGTGATCACGAAACTCTCGACCATCGAGAACGTTGTCGGCGTGAAGTATGCAGTGAACGACATCAATGACTTCTCGCAGACGGTCTCGGACACGCCGGGAGATCTCGTCTGGCTGAACGGTATCGCCGAGCGGTATGCACCGTCGTTCGCCCTTGAAGGAGCTGAGGGAAACACCACCGGAATCGGGAACTTCGTCCCCGAAGCGATCCTCTCGCTTCAGCAGGCAGTTGAGGACGAGGACTGGGAGCGGACGCAGCAAATCCGTGACCTCCTCAGACCGTTCGAGGATCTTCGCGAGGAGACCGGTCGCGACAATTCCCTCTCGAATGCGAACAACGTCCCCGCGGTGAAGTACGGGTTGGAACTGGCAGGGCTCTACGGTGGCCCGGTCAGGAAGCCACTGGTTGAACTTTGTGAGAAAGACAAACAGCGAATCGAGGAGTACTACCAGCAAGTCCAAGATGCGGCGCTCTAACGGCAGATCCGGATGCTACCAACAGGTCCAAGATGCAACGAGGATACTGGTTCCAAGTTGTGCCTCCATGGACATGCCTGGCCTGATCCGGTAGAACTGTAGACGTGGTTTTTAGCCGAGAATACCGCCAAACGGGAAGAGAGAGCTGTCAGAGAGTATCTCATATTGGCTATCGCCGCTGGTTGGTTGTCTCACTACCTACCGAGTCTCGAGAGACATCCGAGAACGCCTACGTTGAAACTGAATCCGCCGGACCAGCGCACTCCTCATGATGCCGATACCGAATCCGTGACGTTGTCGTGATCTTTCGAGCGGCGAAGTTGACGGCCCATCGCTGTACCCTGATCTACGTTCGTAGCATCGCTATACCGATACTTGACCAATCACGATGAGGGACGCAGGATTTAAGCGGGTACTCGCGAACTCGATAGCTTGAAACGATGGATATCCTAGTTACACT
The Halorarum halophilum genome window above contains:
- a CDS encoding dihydrodipicolinate synthase family protein is translated as MSYNSLKRQLQGVAFTTATPFTEDGTEVNHDALTENLQTIESAGGNIFIPCGNTGEYYSLSNSERVEVAATHFEATSDDATIVAGAGGSTKTAKSLISQYEKLGVDAVLIMYPRHTYIHERGLIEYFQELADSTDLGLVIYKRGETISRQVITKLSTIENVVGVKYAVNDINDFSQTVSDTPGDLVWLNGIAERYAPSFALEGAEGNTTGIGNFVPEAILSLQQAVEDEDWERTQQIRDLLRPFEDLREETGRDNSLSNANNVPAVKYGLELAGLYGGPVRKPLVELCEKDKQRIEEYYQQVQDAAL